In a genomic window of Vigna angularis cultivar LongXiaoDou No.4 chromosome 6, ASM1680809v1, whole genome shotgun sequence:
- the LOC108341968 gene encoding probable folate-biopterin transporter 7, giving the protein MVTSDGGDGGKLRKVLGLGYWVQGFRCFPWLVVSFYLKDGLNVDPSTLQILQNSANLPMVGKPLYGLVSDSVYISGQHRVPYIAFGAFLQALSWIIIAISPSNISIFTISIYLLLSNLGASIAEVANDAIVAEMAKQSPSSTKHRQPSSSGNLQSFVWIAGSAGGVLGNLLGGLFIGRFQPQTMFLYFGLLLALQFFITISVPESSLGLPKSPSIGIRNQLSQLLVALRKPEIAYSISWFTASYAIIPALTGTMFFYQTQHLKINSSVLGISKVFGQATMLLWGIIYNQYFKSVPPRKLISAIQATMAFFMISDFLFVRGFYRQMGVPDSVYVVIFSGFLEVLFFFKILPFSVLIAQMCPPGCEGSIMAFLMSSVALAFIVSGYLGVALASYIKITGSDFSGFPHALLIQAACTLVPTFWSSCIPDKVESKAKRKDS; this is encoded by the exons ATGGTAACTTCAGACGGTGGCGATGGTGGGAAATTGAGGAAGGTTCTGGGTTTGGGATACTGGGTGCAAGGATTCAGGTGTTTTCCATGGTTGGTTGTGAGTTTCTACCTCAAAGATGGTCTTAATGTGGACCcttccactcttcaaattctccAGAATTCTGCTAATCTTCCCATGGTTGGGAAGCCCCTCTATGGCCTCGTTTCAGACTCTGTTTACATCTCTGGCCAGCACCGAGTTCCCTACATCGCCTTTGGAG CTTTCTTGCAGGCACTGTCATGGATAATCATAGCAATCTCTCCATCAAACATTTCTATTTTCACTATCTCCATATACCTCCTCCTTAGTAACCTAGGTGCTTCGATAGCTGAGGTTGCAAATGATGCCATTGTTGCAGAGATGGCTAAACAGAGTCCTTCCTCAACCAAGCACCGGCAACCATCCTCCTCAGGCAACCTCCAATCCTTTGTTTGGATAGCTGGCTCTGCAGGAGGAGTGCTTGGTAATCTTCTAGGCGGCCTTTTTATTGGACGGTTCCAACCACAAACCATGTTTCTATACTTCGGTCTCCTCCTTGCTCTCCAATTTTTCATAACCATTTCAGTTCCTGAGAGTTCTCTTGGGCTTCCAAAGAGTCCATCTATTGGGATAAGAAATCAACTTTCACAGCTATTGGTTGCTCTAAGAAAGCCTGAAATTGCATACTCAATATCATGGTTTACAGCATCTTATGCCATTATTCCTGCCCTTACAGGCACCATGTTCTTTTACCAGACACaacatttgaaaataaactCATCAGTATTGGGTATCTCCAAGGTGTTTGGCCAGGCAACAATGCTCCTATGGGGAATCATATACAACCAATACTTCAAATCTGTCCCACCAAGGAAACTGATATCAGCCATTCAAGCTACGATGGCATTCTTCATGATTTCAGATTTCTTGTTTGTGCGAGGCTTTTATCGTCAAATGGGTGTGCCAGACTCAGTCTACGTGGTGATTTTCTCAGGATTCTTGGAGGTTCTGTTTTTCTTCAAGATTCTCCCATTCAGTGTTCTAATAGCACAGATGTGTCCACCAGGATGTGAGGGGTCTATAATGGCCTTTCTTATGTCTTCCGTAGCACTGGCATTCATTGTGAGTGGATACCTTGGTGTTGCACTTGCATCGTATATTAAGATAACTGGAAGTGACTTTTCAGGCTTTCCACATGCACTTCTGATACAAGCTGCATGCACTCTGGTGCCAACTTTTTGGTCATCGTGCATACCTGATAAGGTAGAATCAAAAGCCAAGCGAAAAGACTCATAA
- the LOC108341927 gene encoding uncharacterized protein LOC108341927 yields MRFIPLSRLIYRLPQRDICGPLQSRALQTNSVPKDSLAKPRKYKIPQFYDPYGPRPPPSEKIIQLAERIGELSEEERGQIMPTLSERLNLPKLQPISTDGLDMGSEGGAAGPKVEEKKAEKTAFDVKLEKFDAAAKIKVIKEVRAFTSLGLKEAKDLVEKVPVVLKQGVTKEEANDIIEKIKAAGGVAVME; encoded by the coding sequence ATGAGGTTTATCCCCCTTTCCAGATTAATCTACCGTCTCCCTCAGCGGGATATATGTGGTCCCTTGCAATCTCGAGCCTTACAGACTAATTCGGTTCCTAAAGACTCTCTGGCTAAGCCAAGAAAGTACAAAATTCCTCAATTCTATGATCCTTATGGCCCCAGACCTCCACCCTCAGAAAAGATCATTCAGCTTGCAGAACGAATTGGAGAACTATCGGAAGAAGAACGTGGTCAAATTATGCCTACTTTGTCAGAAAGATTAAATCTTCCTAAGTTGCAGCCAATTTCCACGGATGGCTTGGACATGGGTTCAGAAGGTGGTGCTGCTGGACCAAAGGTCGAGGAGAAAAAAGCAGAGAAAACAGCTTTTGATGTGAAGTTGGAGAAATTTGATGCTGCCGCAAAGATCAAGGTAATTAAAGAGGTAAGAGCATTTACTAGCCTGGGATTGAAAGAGGCCAAAGATCTTGTTGAAAAGGTTCCAGTGGTACTAAAACAAGGAGTCACAAAAGAGGAGGCAAATgacataatagaaaaaataaaagctGCTGGAGGAGTTGCAGTTATGGAGTAG
- the LOC108342359 gene encoding primase homolog protein, which produces MSVFQNQWLRLPVTQSLFSKLIPRTYAAVLSTRQCPVWCHSLARNTTVPSTPGIVEQVVDNTSDAPKVKVLKERMELLGISLGNSCLPGQYHNLFCPKCKGGQLKERSLSFHIISNGEFAMWRCFRAKCGWAGQVFADDQELYSGVCTTAKFSRKIADESLGLEPLGPKLVAYFRERLISEKTLSRNAVRQLSDNKAVIAFTYKQNGLLVGCKYRALEKRFWLERGTDKILYGIDDIRQVSEIIIVEGEIDKLSLEEAGFRNCVSVPVGAPVKVSSKDLPPIEKDNAFQYLWNCKEYLDKAVRIILATDNDSPGQALAEELARRLGRERCWRVLWPKKDEFSSFKDANEVLQCLGADALKKVVENAEPYTSAN; this is translated from the exons aTGTCAGTTTTTCAGAACCAATGGCTGCGTCTTCCCGTCACTCAATCTCTATTCTCCAAGTTGATTCCCAGAACCTATGCAGCAGTGTTATCCACAAGACAATGTCCCGTTTGGTGTCATTCACTGGCTCGTAACACCACTGTGCCCTCTACTCCAG GTATTGTGGAGCAGGTTGTGGACAATACTTCTGATGCACCTAAAGTGAAAGTATTGAAAGAGAGAATGGAACTTCTGGGCATCAGCTTGGGAAACTCTTGTTTGCCCGGGCAGTACCATAATCTGTTTTGTCCAAAA TGCAAAGGTGGGCAATTAAAGGAGAGGAGTTTGTCTTTTCACATTATCTCGAATGG CGAATTTGCAATGTGGAGATGTTTTCGAGCTAAATGTGGTTGGGCTGGTCAG GTTTTTGCAGATGATCAGGAATTGTACAGTGGGGTTTGTACCACCGCCAAGTTTTCTAGAAAAATAGCGGATGAGAGCTTAGGATTGGAACCACTTGGTCCTAAG CTTGTTGCGTACTTTAGAGAGAGACTGATATCAGAGAAAACCCTGAGCAGAAATGCTGTTAGACAACTGTCTGACAATAAG GCAGTCATTGCTTTTACTTATAAACAAAATGGGTTGCTTGTTGGTTGCAAATACAGAGCACTGGAGAAAAGATTTTGGCTG GAAAGAGGCACGGACAAGATACTATATGGAATTGATGACATTAGACAAGTATCTGAAATCATCATT GTTGAAGGGGAAATTGATAAGCTTTCACTTGAGGAGGCTGGCTTTCGGAATTGTGTTAGTGTTCCAGTGGGTGCACCAGTAAAGGTTTCTTCAAAAGATTTGCCACCAATAGAGAAG GACAATGCATTTCAGTACCTTTGGAACTGCAAAGAGTACTTGGATAAG GCAGTTCGCATTATCCTGGCAACTGATAATGATTCTCCAGGTCAAGCTTTAGCAGAAGAACTGGCACGGCGCCTTGGCCGAGAAAG GTGTTGGCGTGTGCTCTGGccgaagaaagatgaattcagcTCTTTCAAAGATGCAAATGAG GTTCTCCAATGCCTTGGAGCTGATGCTTTGAAGAAAGTAGTTGAGAATGCAGAGCCATATACAAGTGCCAACTAG
- the LOC108342264 gene encoding uncharacterized protein LOC108342264 isoform X2 has protein sequence MQKFRKPESTDVALTERRNWGNIFKSLVQMVRDQQNQLQSFASRHKFLEDRLRMQHEGWISDVRFHKEQISQEKKRSLEEAKADLALGLKHREAAILTWILEHTEDELGDFKEWFEILSRKSSVREDQGTKSKDTGKKKKGTTDKENKPIWNTAEKDKCSCHEFSLLKGEYDKLSLEKYSEVSELLAEKKFVWNQYKIMENDCTAKLKTKEAEVEKANEKIKVLVSGMEQLRSENYEKDSKICELESKIAEMEAETKSLNKEISGLSVELESLRKLQNNHVTPVLNHCSDGNKASGLGKKSSKIRSMIVQKEIRTPDQPAAKSSERRKTSMKRKEPPVIPIVAPKLFSSSFKVPKLKSSGKVRDER, from the exons ATGCAGAAATTCAGAAAACCGGAATCTACCGACGTCGCTTTGACGGAGCGCCGAAATTGGGGTAATATCTTCAAATCTCTGGTTCAGATGGTGCGCGACCAGCAGAACCAGCTTCAATCGTTCGCTAGCCGCCACAAGTTTCTCGAAGACCGTCTTCGGATGCAGCACGAAGGGTGGATTTCCGATGTTCGCTTTCACAAGGAGCAAATTTCTCAG GAGAAGAAACGGTCTCTGGAGGAAGCAAAGGCGGATTTGGCGCTGGGTTTGAAGCACAGAGAGGCTGCTATATTAACATGGATTTTAG AGCATACAGAGGATGAGTTGGGGGATTTTAAAGAATGGTTTGAAATTCTTTCTCGTAAATCCTCTGTTAGAGAA GACCAAGGAACAAAATCAAAGGATACTGGCAAGAAGAAAAAAGGAACCACAGATAAAGAGAACAAGCCCATTTGGAATACTGCAGAAAAAGATAAATGTTCTTGCCATGAATTTAGTCTGTTAAAAGGTGAATATGATAAGCTTTCTCTAGAAAAGTATTCGGAGGTGTCTGAACTCTTGGCGGAAAAGAAATTTGTGtggaatcaatataaaataatggaGAATGACTGCACTGCTAAATTAAAGACCAAAGAAGCTGAAGTAGAAAAGGCAAATGAAAAGATAAAGGTACTCGTTTCCGGCATGGAGCAGCTACGGTctgaaaattatgaaaaagatAGTAAAATTTGCGAATTAGAAAGTAAAATTGCTGAGATGGAGGCTGAGACAAAAAGCTTAAACAAGGAAATATCTGGACTCTCAGTGGAGTTGGAATCTTTAAGAAAACTCCAGAACAACCATGTCACACCTGTTTTAAATCATTGCTCCGATGGGAATAAAGCATCTGGTTTGGGAAAGAAGAGCAGCAAGATTAGAAGTATGATTGTGCAGAAGGAAATACGTACACCGGATCAACCAGCTGCAAAATCTTCTGAAAGG CGGAAAACAAGCATGAAGAGGAAAGAGCCTCCAGTTATTCCCATTGTAGCTCCTAAGCTGTTCTCTAGTAGCTTCAAGGTTCCAAAACTGAAGTCCTCTGGGAAGGTCAGAGATGAAAGATGA
- the LOC108342264 gene encoding uncharacterized protein LOC108342264 isoform X4 → MQKFRKPESTDVALTERRNWGNIFKSLVQMVRDQQNQLQSFASRHKFLEDRLRMQHEGWISDVRFHKEQISQKRSLEEAKADLALGLKHREAAILTWILEHTEDELGDFKEWFEILSRKSSVREDQGTKSKDTGKKKKGTTDKENKPIWNTAEKDKCSCHEFSLLKGEYDKLSLEKYSEVSELLAEKKFVWNQYKIMENDCTAKLKTKEAEVEKANEKIKVLVSGMEQLRSENYEKDSKICELESKIAEMEAETKSLNKEISGLSVELESLRKLQNNHVTPVLNHCSDGNKASGLGKKSSKIRSMIVQKEIRTPDQPAAKSSERRKTSMKRKEPPVIPIVAPKLFSSSFKVPKLKSSGKVRDER, encoded by the exons ATGCAGAAATTCAGAAAACCGGAATCTACCGACGTCGCTTTGACGGAGCGCCGAAATTGGGGTAATATCTTCAAATCTCTGGTTCAGATGGTGCGCGACCAGCAGAACCAGCTTCAATCGTTCGCTAGCCGCCACAAGTTTCTCGAAGACCGTCTTCGGATGCAGCACGAAGGGTGGATTTCCGATGTTCGCTTTCACAAGGAGCAAATTTCTCAG AAACGGTCTCTGGAGGAAGCAAAGGCGGATTTGGCGCTGGGTTTGAAGCACAGAGAGGCTGCTATATTAACATGGATTTTAG AGCATACAGAGGATGAGTTGGGGGATTTTAAAGAATGGTTTGAAATTCTTTCTCGTAAATCCTCTGTTAGAGAA GACCAAGGAACAAAATCAAAGGATACTGGCAAGAAGAAAAAAGGAACCACAGATAAAGAGAACAAGCCCATTTGGAATACTGCAGAAAAAGATAAATGTTCTTGCCATGAATTTAGTCTGTTAAAAGGTGAATATGATAAGCTTTCTCTAGAAAAGTATTCGGAGGTGTCTGAACTCTTGGCGGAAAAGAAATTTGTGtggaatcaatataaaataatggaGAATGACTGCACTGCTAAATTAAAGACCAAAGAAGCTGAAGTAGAAAAGGCAAATGAAAAGATAAAGGTACTCGTTTCCGGCATGGAGCAGCTACGGTctgaaaattatgaaaaagatAGTAAAATTTGCGAATTAGAAAGTAAAATTGCTGAGATGGAGGCTGAGACAAAAAGCTTAAACAAGGAAATATCTGGACTCTCAGTGGAGTTGGAATCTTTAAGAAAACTCCAGAACAACCATGTCACACCTGTTTTAAATCATTGCTCCGATGGGAATAAAGCATCTGGTTTGGGAAAGAAGAGCAGCAAGATTAGAAGTATGATTGTGCAGAAGGAAATACGTACACCGGATCAACCAGCTGCAAAATCTTCTGAAAGG CGGAAAACAAGCATGAAGAGGAAAGAGCCTCCAGTTATTCCCATTGTAGCTCCTAAGCTGTTCTCTAGTAGCTTCAAGGTTCCAAAACTGAAGTCCTCTGGGAAGGTCAGAGATGAAAGATGA
- the LOC108342264 gene encoding uncharacterized protein LOC108342264 isoform X3: protein MQKFRKPESTDVALTERRNWGNIFKSLVQMVRDQQNQLQSFASRHKFLEDRLRMQHEGWISDVRFHKEQISQKKRSLEEAKADLALGLKHREAAILTWILEHTEDELGDFKEWFEILSRKSSVREDQGTKSKDTGKKKKGTTDKENKPIWNTAEKDKCSCHEFSLLKGEYDKLSLEKYSEVSELLAEKKFVWNQYKIMENDCTAKLKTKEAEVEKANEKIKVLVSGMEQLRSENYEKDSKICELESKIAEMEAETKSLNKEISGLSVELESLRKLQNNHVTPVLNHCSDGNKASGLGKKSSKIRSMIVQKEIRTPDQPAAKSSERRKTSMKRKEPPVIPIVAPKLFSSSFKVPKLKSSGKVRDER from the exons ATGCAGAAATTCAGAAAACCGGAATCTACCGACGTCGCTTTGACGGAGCGCCGAAATTGGGGTAATATCTTCAAATCTCTGGTTCAGATGGTGCGCGACCAGCAGAACCAGCTTCAATCGTTCGCTAGCCGCCACAAGTTTCTCGAAGACCGTCTTCGGATGCAGCACGAAGGGTGGATTTCCGATGTTCGCTTTCACAAGGAGCAAATTTCTCAG AAGAAACGGTCTCTGGAGGAAGCAAAGGCGGATTTGGCGCTGGGTTTGAAGCACAGAGAGGCTGCTATATTAACATGGATTTTAG AGCATACAGAGGATGAGTTGGGGGATTTTAAAGAATGGTTTGAAATTCTTTCTCGTAAATCCTCTGTTAGAGAA GACCAAGGAACAAAATCAAAGGATACTGGCAAGAAGAAAAAAGGAACCACAGATAAAGAGAACAAGCCCATTTGGAATACTGCAGAAAAAGATAAATGTTCTTGCCATGAATTTAGTCTGTTAAAAGGTGAATATGATAAGCTTTCTCTAGAAAAGTATTCGGAGGTGTCTGAACTCTTGGCGGAAAAGAAATTTGTGtggaatcaatataaaataatggaGAATGACTGCACTGCTAAATTAAAGACCAAAGAAGCTGAAGTAGAAAAGGCAAATGAAAAGATAAAGGTACTCGTTTCCGGCATGGAGCAGCTACGGTctgaaaattatgaaaaagatAGTAAAATTTGCGAATTAGAAAGTAAAATTGCTGAGATGGAGGCTGAGACAAAAAGCTTAAACAAGGAAATATCTGGACTCTCAGTGGAGTTGGAATCTTTAAGAAAACTCCAGAACAACCATGTCACACCTGTTTTAAATCATTGCTCCGATGGGAATAAAGCATCTGGTTTGGGAAAGAAGAGCAGCAAGATTAGAAGTATGATTGTGCAGAAGGAAATACGTACACCGGATCAACCAGCTGCAAAATCTTCTGAAAGG CGGAAAACAAGCATGAAGAGGAAAGAGCCTCCAGTTATTCCCATTGTAGCTCCTAAGCTGTTCTCTAGTAGCTTCAAGGTTCCAAAACTGAAGTCCTCTGGGAAGGTCAGAGATGAAAGATGA
- the LOC108342264 gene encoding uncharacterized protein LOC108342264 isoform X1 — protein sequence MQKFRKPESTDVALTERRNWGNIFKSLVQMVRDQQNQLQSFASRHKFLEDRLRMQHEGWISDVRFHKEQISQLNGILAFEEKKRSLEEAKADLALGLKHREAAILTWILEHTEDELGDFKEWFEILSRKSSVREDQGTKSKDTGKKKKGTTDKENKPIWNTAEKDKCSCHEFSLLKGEYDKLSLEKYSEVSELLAEKKFVWNQYKIMENDCTAKLKTKEAEVEKANEKIKVLVSGMEQLRSENYEKDSKICELESKIAEMEAETKSLNKEISGLSVELESLRKLQNNHVTPVLNHCSDGNKASGLGKKSSKIRSMIVQKEIRTPDQPAAKSSERRKTSMKRKEPPVIPIVAPKLFSSSFKVPKLKSSGKVRDER from the exons ATGCAGAAATTCAGAAAACCGGAATCTACCGACGTCGCTTTGACGGAGCGCCGAAATTGGGGTAATATCTTCAAATCTCTGGTTCAGATGGTGCGCGACCAGCAGAACCAGCTTCAATCGTTCGCTAGCCGCCACAAGTTTCTCGAAGACCGTCTTCGGATGCAGCACGAAGGGTGGATTTCCGATGTTCGCTTTCACAAGGAGCAAATTTCTCAG TTGAATGGGATTTTGGCATTTGAGGAGAAGAAACGGTCTCTGGAGGAAGCAAAGGCGGATTTGGCGCTGGGTTTGAAGCACAGAGAGGCTGCTATATTAACATGGATTTTAG AGCATACAGAGGATGAGTTGGGGGATTTTAAAGAATGGTTTGAAATTCTTTCTCGTAAATCCTCTGTTAGAGAA GACCAAGGAACAAAATCAAAGGATACTGGCAAGAAGAAAAAAGGAACCACAGATAAAGAGAACAAGCCCATTTGGAATACTGCAGAAAAAGATAAATGTTCTTGCCATGAATTTAGTCTGTTAAAAGGTGAATATGATAAGCTTTCTCTAGAAAAGTATTCGGAGGTGTCTGAACTCTTGGCGGAAAAGAAATTTGTGtggaatcaatataaaataatggaGAATGACTGCACTGCTAAATTAAAGACCAAAGAAGCTGAAGTAGAAAAGGCAAATGAAAAGATAAAGGTACTCGTTTCCGGCATGGAGCAGCTACGGTctgaaaattatgaaaaagatAGTAAAATTTGCGAATTAGAAAGTAAAATTGCTGAGATGGAGGCTGAGACAAAAAGCTTAAACAAGGAAATATCTGGACTCTCAGTGGAGTTGGAATCTTTAAGAAAACTCCAGAACAACCATGTCACACCTGTTTTAAATCATTGCTCCGATGGGAATAAAGCATCTGGTTTGGGAAAGAAGAGCAGCAAGATTAGAAGTATGATTGTGCAGAAGGAAATACGTACACCGGATCAACCAGCTGCAAAATCTTCTGAAAGG CGGAAAACAAGCATGAAGAGGAAAGAGCCTCCAGTTATTCCCATTGTAGCTCCTAAGCTGTTCTCTAGTAGCTTCAAGGTTCCAAAACTGAAGTCCTCTGGGAAGGTCAGAGATGAAAGATGA